One Pseudobacteroides sp. genomic window, GCACCTACAGCCAAGGTAATTAGGGATGGAACCATGGATAATATACCTGCGGATAGAATTGTTCCCGGAGATCTGTTGGTTTTGGAGGAAGGTGACAGGATTCCTGCCGACTCCAAGCTGATTCAGATCAATAGTCTACAGGTGGATGAGTCGCTTTTGACAGGTGAGTCGGTTCCAGTAGACAAATCTCATGACAGTAAAGATGATCCGGAAGGAAAGAAAAGCTTTATTTATATGGGCACCGTAATAACAAGGGGCAGAGGGAAAGCAATAGTTCAGGCTACGGGAATGAATACCGAAATGGGTAAGATTGCCGATATGATACAGAATATAGAATCAGAAGAAACCCCGCTTCAAAAGAAGCTTGCCGACCTTGGTAAATACATAGTATTCGGGTGTATTATAATTTGTGCCATTGTATCGATTACAGGGATAATAAGGGGAGAGAAGCTATTTACCATGCTTTTGTCCGGAATAAGCCTTGCAGTTGCTGCAGTGCCTGAAGGACTTCCTGCTATAGTGACGATTGCTTTAGCACTTGGTGTACAAAAAATGATGAGAAGAAATGCACTTATTAGAAAACTGCCTGCTGTTGAGACTTTAGGTTGTGCAAGCGTCATATGCTCAGATAAGACTGGTACGCTTACCCAAAACAGAATGACTGTGCGGAGTATATACACGTGGGCGGACAGAAACCGCAAAAAGGATATTGTTGATCTTAATAAGTCCAGCATTGATACTGCATCAAAGTTTGTTCTTGAGATAGGTGGGATATGTAACAATGCTGTCATAATAAATAATCAGCAGGAAAAGGAGCGGGGGATAAAGAAAATAAAGAACCTTTTCTCGAAACAGGAGATAAAGTTTGGAGGAGACCCCACTGAAATAGCTCTTTTAGAAGCAGCTATAAATGTGGGGATCAGCGAAAATGAATTGAGCAGCTCATATAAGAGAATTGATGAGATACCATTTGACTCTGACAGGAAATGTATGTCAGTTATTTGTGAACTGAAAAACGGAGAGCGTTATGTGTTTACAAAAGGGGCACCTGATATAATACTAGATAAATGCTCAAATATCAACGAGGTTTCTGGAGTCAAAAAAATAAACTCTGCATATAAGAATGAAGTTTTAAGCATGAATGATAAAATGGCCAGAGATGCCCTTAGGGTTTTGGGAGTTGCATTCAAAAAACTAGGCACAGCCAGGTACAATAAGAATGAAATTGAAAGGGACCTAACCTTTGCAGGACTTATAGGTATGATAGACCCACCGAGAACAGAAGCTAAGGAGGCAGTGTATAAGTGCAAGATGGCAGGGATAAAAACTGTCATGATAACAGGAGATCATAAAATAACCGCAGCAGCTATTGCAGCGGAGATAGGTATCCTACAGGACGGTGATAGGGTGCTTACTGGTGCTGAGCTTGATGAATTAGGCGACAGCGGACTTATGAAGGTTGCAGATAAGGTTTCGGTCTATGCAAGAGTATCTCCAAAGCACAAGCTGATGGTAGTAAAGGCGTTGAAAAAGCTGGGGCATGTTGTTGCTATGACAGGTGATGGAGTAAATGATGCTCCTGCCGTTAAGGAAGCTGATATAGGTGTTTCAATGGGTAAAACCGGAACTGATGTCACCAAGGAAGCCTCTGCCATGATACTTATGGATGATAATTTTGCAACAATTGTTGCAGCTGTGGAGGAAGGCCGCGTAATTTATAATAATATAAGGAAATTTATCAGATACATGCTGTCATGTAACCTTGGTGAAGTTCTTACCATGTTTTTAGGAATGCTTGTAGGCCTTCCCATTCCATTGCTGCCGATACAGATACTGTGGGTTAACTTAGTAACCGATGGACTGCCGGCCATAGCACTTGGTTTGGATCCGCCGGAAAGAGATATAATGCGGAGAAGGCCAAGGGGAGCTAAAGAAAATATTTTTTCAAACGGGCTTCTCAAGTTGATACTTTTCAGGGGAACTCTTATAGGATTGAGCACACTTGCAGTTTTTGTCAGTGTACTGCATTTCACAGGAAGCATTGAGGGTGCTAGAACGGCCAGCTTTGTTACACTGGTCATAACTCAGCTTATACATGTATTTGAGTGTAAGTCGGAGAGGAAAAATATATTTGAGATACCGTTATTCAACAATATACCACTGGTTTTATCTGTTTTGTGTTCTTTAATTATGATTCTTGGTGTAGTATACATGCCTGTTTTCCAGAGCGTTTTCAAGACTGTGCCCCTAAACATTAATGACTGGGCATTGATATTGGGGTTCTCATCCTTAGGTCCTGTACTTTCAAGCTTCTTAAGGGTAAATAAAGAACCGAGAAGAAAATAAGGTTTGACCAAATTGAAATATCCAGCTGCTATAGTGCCTAAGGGCAGTTATTTAGCGGTTGGATGTTTTTTTATGCCAGGAAATTGTGATGCATGTTATACCACAATTTCTCACGACAACAACCAAGGTTGTTGTTATACTCTTGAAAAAAAACTGAGAAACCTATATAATGGACAAGTATGAGCAATAGTAACAATTTGTTCACAATTTATTAAAATTCTTTTGAGATAATTGTGACAGGTCTCTGTTTTCTTAAGAAAAACTTAATATTATTATATACAGGGGGGAATACATTAAGATGATTGAAATTCAAAACATGTCTAAGCGGTACGGAAATGTTAATGCCGTTAGAGATCTGAGTTTTACTCTTGAAAAGGGAGAAATTCTGGGATTTCTTGGTCCGAACGGTGCCGGTAAGAGCACTACCATGAATATTATAACCGGTTATATACCGCCTACCAGTGGGTCGGTGAAGGTGTGCGGTTATGATATTATGGAAGAGCCTGTGGAGGTAAAAAAAAGGATTGGGTATTTGCCTGAGCAGCCGCCGCTTTATATGGATATGACTGTAAAGGAATATCTGAACTATGTATGCGATTTGAAGTTTGTCAAAAAGAGTCTTAGAAAAAATCAGTTGGATGATGTAATGGATCTGGTTAAAATCGGTGATGTAAGAGGCAGGATTATCAAAAACCTATCAAAGGGTTACAAACAAAGGGTAGGCCTTGCACAAGCTTTAATTGGCTCACCGGAGGTTCTGATCCTTGATGAACCTACAGTTGGTCTTGATCCTAAACAGATAATTGAAATAAGAAATCTGATAAAGGCACTTGGCAGGGAACATTCAATAATATTAAGTTCACATATTCTACCTGAAGTAAGTGCGGTTTGTGAGAGAGTAGTAATTATTAACAAGGGAAGAATTTCTGCTGTTGATACCCCTGAAAATCTTTCAAAGGCTATGGATGCCGATGCGAGATATACTGTAGCTGTTGCAGGACCTGAAGAGTCTGTAAAGGATATTATAAAAGGACTGCATGGAGTAAATAAAGTTGAAACAACTTCCACTAAAAAT contains:
- a CDS encoding ABC transporter ATP-binding protein is translated as MIEIQNMSKRYGNVNAVRDLSFTLEKGEILGFLGPNGAGKSTTMNIITGYIPPTSGSVKVCGYDIMEEPVEVKKRIGYLPEQPPLYMDMTVKEYLNYVCDLKFVKKSLRKNQLDDVMDLVKIGDVRGRIIKNLSKGYKQRVGLAQALIGSPEVLILDEPTVGLDPKQIIEIRNLIKALGREHSIILSSHILPEVSAVCERVVIINKGRISAVDTPENLSKAMDADARYTVAVAGPEESVKDIIKGLHGVNKVETTSTKNSDISSFVIESIREADIRKPMFFELAKAGYPIMELKAMDMSLEDVFLQITRNDVVLTKDVVESDKAAQEVEEAVENPVEEKEVE
- a CDS encoding calcium-translocating P-type ATPase, SERCA-type; the protein is MSKENPFSKDTYKGISSKQAEKLLLIHGPNSLAEKKKASAIRMFFEQFTDFMVLILIAATIISAFMGEITEAITIIAIVILNSVLGFLQEFRTEKTMNALKELTAPTAKVIRDGTMDNIPADRIVPGDLLVLEEGDRIPADSKLIQINSLQVDESLLTGESVPVDKSHDSKDDPEGKKSFIYMGTVITRGRGKAIVQATGMNTEMGKIADMIQNIESEETPLQKKLADLGKYIVFGCIIICAIVSITGIIRGEKLFTMLLSGISLAVAAVPEGLPAIVTIALALGVQKMMRRNALIRKLPAVETLGCASVICSDKTGTLTQNRMTVRSIYTWADRNRKKDIVDLNKSSIDTASKFVLEIGGICNNAVIINNQQEKERGIKKIKNLFSKQEIKFGGDPTEIALLEAAINVGISENELSSSYKRIDEIPFDSDRKCMSVICELKNGERYVFTKGAPDIILDKCSNINEVSGVKKINSAYKNEVLSMNDKMARDALRVLGVAFKKLGTARYNKNEIERDLTFAGLIGMIDPPRTEAKEAVYKCKMAGIKTVMITGDHKITAAAIAAEIGILQDGDRVLTGAELDELGDSGLMKVADKVSVYARVSPKHKLMVVKALKKLGHVVAMTGDGVNDAPAVKEADIGVSMGKTGTDVTKEASAMILMDDNFATIVAAVEEGRVIYNNIRKFIRYMLSCNLGEVLTMFLGMLVGLPIPLLPIQILWVNLVTDGLPAIALGLDPPERDIMRRRPRGAKENIFSNGLLKLILFRGTLIGLSTLAVFVSVLHFTGSIEGARTASFVTLVITQLIHVFECKSERKNIFEIPLFNNIPLVLSVLCSLIMILGVVYMPVFQSVFKTVPLNINDWALILGFSSLGPVLSSFLRVNKEPRRK